The Roseovarius indicus genome has a segment encoding these proteins:
- a CDS encoding GntR family transcriptional regulator, with translation MQRKRADIIAEEIEGMIFDGTIGNGERLDEVQLAARFGVSRTPIREACQKLALSGLVEQLPRRGAFVRQPGPVELIEMFEVMAELEASCARLAAMRMSDAALDDMRAANARCKAAVIAKDPVAYYKENETFHHILYRQAGNGFLEQECLRLHRRLKPFRRSQLRVRGRMAQSMQEHEEVVDALADGNADRAAAAIRKHVAVQGEKFHHLVAGLKEVAE, from the coding sequence ATGCAACGAAAACGCGCCGATATCATTGCCGAGGAAATCGAAGGAATGATCTTCGACGGCACCATCGGCAATGGCGAACGGCTCGACGAGGTCCAGCTTGCCGCCCGCTTCGGCGTCTCCCGCACCCCCATCCGCGAGGCTTGCCAGAAACTGGCCCTTTCCGGCCTCGTCGAACAGCTCCCCCGCCGCGGCGCCTTCGTCCGCCAGCCGGGGCCCGTGGAACTCATCGAGATGTTCGAGGTGATGGCCGAACTGGAAGCCTCCTGCGCGCGCCTCGCCGCCATGCGCATGTCCGACGCCGCGCTCGACGACATGCGCGCCGCCAACGCCCGCTGCAAGGCCGCCGTCATCGCCAAGGACCCGGTCGCCTACTACAAGGAAAACGAAACCTTCCACCACATCCTCTACCGGCAGGCCGGCAACGGATTTCTCGAACAGGAATGCCTCCGCCTGCACCGCCGGCTCAAGCCCTTCCGCCGCTCGCAGCTTCGCGTGCGCGGGCGCATGGCCCAGTCGATGCAGGAACATGAAGAGGTCGTCGACGCCCTGGCCGACGGCAATGCAGACCGCGCCGCCGCCGCCATCCGCAAGCACGTGGCCGTGC
- the dctP gene encoding TRAP transporter substrate-binding protein DctP, which yields MNKILATTVAAAALVASVAAAGATELRLSHQWSNKDVRHKVAQIVADEVKAAGVDLDIKIFGSKSLFKPREQYKPLSRGQLDMSVLPLSYAGGQQPAYNLTLMPGLVKNHDHAARLSDSDFMAALEEKMAADDVMVLVHGYLAGGFVGKDKCITGPDDVEGLQMRAAGKSFEQMLAGAGASIASMASSEIYNAMQTGVLDAANTSSSSFVSYRIYEQAACYTPAGDVALWFMYQPLLMNKTTFEGLTEEQQQALLDASEKAEAFYLEEAKKQDAASVEVYKEAGVEIAEMTQEEFDAWRELAKETSYKAFVEEVPDGQELLDMALAVE from the coding sequence ATGAACAAGATTCTAGCAACGACAGTTGCTGCCGCAGCCCTCGTGGCCAGCGTGGCAGCCGCCGGGGCGACCGAGCTTCGGTTGTCGCACCAGTGGTCGAACAAGGATGTGCGGCACAAGGTGGCGCAGATCGTGGCCGACGAGGTGAAGGCGGCGGGTGTCGACCTTGATATCAAGATCTTCGGGTCGAAATCGCTGTTCAAGCCGCGCGAGCAGTACAAGCCGCTGAGCCGCGGACAGCTGGACATGTCGGTTCTGCCGCTGAGCTATGCGGGCGGGCAGCAGCCGGCCTATAACCTGACGCTGATGCCGGGGCTGGTGAAGAACCACGACCACGCCGCGCGCCTGTCGGACAGTGACTTCATGGCGGCGCTGGAGGAGAAGATGGCCGCCGATGACGTGATGGTGCTGGTGCATGGCTACCTGGCGGGCGGGTTCGTCGGCAAGGACAAGTGCATCACCGGGCCGGATGATGTCGAGGGCCTGCAGATGCGGGCGGCGGGCAAGTCGTTCGAGCAGATGCTGGCGGGTGCCGGGGCGTCGATCGCCTCGATGGCGTCGTCGGAGATCTACAACGCGATGCAGACCGGCGTTCTGGATGCGGCGAACACCTCGTCGTCGTCCTTCGTGTCGTACCGGATCTACGAGCAGGCGGCGTGCTATACGCCCGCGGGCGACGTGGCTCTGTGGTTCATGTACCAGCCGCTGCTGATGAACAAGACGACCTTCGAGGGTCTGACCGAGGAGCAGCAGCAGGCGTTGCTGGATGCCTCCGAGAAGGCCGAGGCGTTCTATCTCGAAGAGGCCAAGAAGCAGGATGCGGCCTCGGTCGAGGTGTACAAGGAAGCCGGGGTCGAGATTGCCGAGATGACCCAGGAGGAATTCGACGCGTGGCGCGAGCTGGCGAAGGAAACCTCGTACAAGGCGTTCGTCGAAGAAGTGCCGGACGGGCAGGAGCTGCTCGACATGGCGCTGGCCGTCGAGTGA
- a CDS encoding TRAP transporter small permease — protein MSGQSSAAPAHAGNNPFLRAVAAISTLAGWCAAAMIVAAVGITCQMIFIRAVLNGSTIWQTEAVIYLVIAATLIGLPYVQRLRGHVNVDLIPISLPKGARFALCMVTLGLSIVIVAIMLWYGYDYWHFAYERNWKSDTVWGVRLWIPYLSIPIGFALLLLQLIADLVAVLLGIDKPFGLEDH, from the coding sequence ATGTCGGGCCAAAGCTCGGCTGCCCCCGCGCATGCCGGTAACAACCCCTTCCTTCGCGCCGTCGCCGCGATTTCGACGCTGGCCGGATGGTGCGCGGCGGCGATGATCGTGGCCGCGGTGGGGATCACCTGCCAGATGATCTTTATCCGGGCCGTTCTGAACGGCTCGACCATCTGGCAGACGGAGGCGGTGATCTATCTCGTGATCGCCGCGACGCTGATCGGGCTGCCATACGTGCAGCGGCTCAGGGGGCATGTGAACGTGGACCTGATCCCCATATCGCTGCCCAAGGGGGCAAGGTTCGCGCTGTGCATGGTGACGCTGGGCCTGTCGATCGTGATTGTCGCGATCATGCTGTGGTATGGCTACGATTACTGGCATTTCGCCTATGAGCGGAACTGGAAGTCGGACACCGTTTGGGGTGTGCGGCTGTGGATACCGTACCTGTCCATTCCCATCGGTTTCGCGCTGCTCTTGTTGCAGCTGATCGCCGATCTCGTCGCCGTGCTTCTGGGCATAGACAAACCTTTCGGGCTGGAGGATCACTGA
- a CDS encoding TRAP transporter large permease, which translates to MDPLLLGALVALATILVLFSGVSVAIGLLIVSAGFLIVFDGVRSLELMPEILFGKLNNFALLSIPMFIIMGASIASTRAGADLYEALERWLTRVPGGLVVSNLGACALFAAMSGSSPATCAAIGKMGIPEMRKRGYPDGVAAGSIAAGGTLGILIPPSVTMIVYGIATETSIGRLFLAGVFPGLLLVGLFMAWSLYSTWRSGQAGVLGAGSYTWREKFEILPRVVPFLLIILGVLYAMYGGIATPSETAAVGALLCLVIAMVIYRLWDPRALWVVLRDSTRESVMILFIIAAAGVFSYMLSSLFITQSIAEWIGTLEVNRWILMGAINIFLLIAGFFLPPVAVILMAAPILLPIIETAGFDPIWFAVVLTINMEIGLISPPVGLNLYVINGIAPDISLKTILTGSLPFVACMVIAIILLCLFPGLATWLPDAVMGTGF; encoded by the coding sequence ATGGATCCGCTGCTTCTTGGCGCGCTGGTCGCGCTTGCCACCATCCTTGTTCTTTTCTCCGGCGTGTCGGTGGCCATTGGCCTGCTGATCGTGTCGGCGGGGTTCCTGATCGTCTTCGACGGGGTGCGCTCGCTTGAGCTGATGCCGGAGATCTTGTTCGGGAAGCTCAACAACTTCGCGCTTCTGTCGATTCCGATGTTCATCATCATGGGGGCGTCGATTGCCTCGACGAGGGCGGGGGCGGATTTGTACGAGGCGCTGGAGCGCTGGTTGACCCGGGTGCCCGGCGGGCTTGTCGTGTCGAACCTTGGGGCCTGTGCGCTGTTCGCGGCGATGTCGGGGTCGTCGCCCGCGACCTGTGCGGCGATCGGCAAGATGGGCATTCCGGAGATGCGCAAGCGGGGCTACCCGGATGGCGTGGCCGCGGGCTCTATTGCTGCCGGTGGCACGCTGGGCATTCTCATTCCGCCGTCGGTGACGATGATCGTCTACGGCATCGCGACCGAGACCTCGATCGGGCGGCTGTTCCTGGCGGGGGTCTTTCCGGGGCTGCTGTTGGTGGGCCTCTTCATGGCGTGGTCGCTTTACTCGACATGGCGGTCGGGGCAGGCGGGCGTGCTGGGGGCGGGCAGCTATACCTGGCGCGAGAAGTTCGAGATTCTGCCGCGGGTCGTGCCGTTCCTGCTGATCATCCTTGGCGTGCTTTATGCCATGTACGGCGGTATCGCCACGCCGTCGGAGACGGCGGCGGTGGGCGCGCTTCTGTGCCTTGTGATCGCGATGGTGATCTACCGGCTGTGGGACCCGCGCGCGTTGTGGGTGGTGCTGCGGGATTCGACGCGGGAAAGCGTGATGATCCTGTTCATCATCGCCGCGGCGGGGGTGTTCAGCTACATGCTGTCGTCGCTTTTCATCACCCAGTCGATTGCCGAGTGGATCGGCACGCTTGAGGTGAACCGCTGGATCCTGATGGGGGCGATCAACATCTTCCTGCTGATCGCGGGCTTCTTCCTGCCGCCGGTGGCGGTGATCCTGATGGCGGCGCCCATCCTGTTGCCGATCATCGAGACCGCCGGGTTTGACCCGATCTGGTTTGCCGTGGTGCTGACGATCAACATGGAGATCGGGTTGATTTCTCCGCCTGTGGGCCTCAACCTTTATGTGATCAACGGGATCGCGCCGGATATCTCATTGAAGACGATCCTGACCGGCTCGCTGCCTTTCGTGGCGTGCATGGTCATCGCGATCATTCTGCTTTGCCTCTTTCCGGGTCTGGCCACGTGGCTTCCGGATGCTGTCATGGGAACGGGTTTTTGA
- a CDS encoding malonyl-CoA decarboxylase, with the protein MTLLADLLSTVFERRFRNAPAGDDERSIEEMSAALVGATGEISGLTLARNILERFRQSDEEARLEFFRFLASGMNIDPGKVRDALAAYEAEPSKATYSAFLEAAEPPRQELIRRLNQVPGATGQLVSMRTDLIRMGKDDPELRALDLDFRHLFSSWFNRGFLVLRPINWESPAHILEKIIAYEAVHAIDSWSDLRRRLEPSDRRCFAFFHPAMPDEPLIFVEVALTKGVASSVQDLLAEEREVLPSEEADTAVFYSISNCQAGLASISFGNSLIKQVAADLSAELPGLKTFVTLSPIPGLVQWLGANDMQPPLEDDEALRQLAASYLLTAKRPDGLPLDPVARFHLGNGAEVHALHAGADTSEKGLRQSAGAMVNYLYDLEKVTQNHERFAASHDIAASSEVSSLAAAAEKSAA; encoded by the coding sequence TTGACTTTGCTTGCAGATTTGCTGTCGACCGTCTTTGAAAGGCGGTTCCGGAATGCGCCCGCCGGGGATGACGAGCGCTCTATCGAGGAAATGTCGGCCGCGCTTGTGGGCGCGACCGGCGAGATTTCGGGGCTGACGCTGGCGCGGAACATTCTCGAGCGCTTCCGCCAGTCGGACGAGGAGGCGCGGCTTGAGTTCTTCCGGTTCCTGGCCTCGGGGATGAATATCGACCCCGGCAAGGTGCGCGATGCGCTGGCGGCCTACGAGGCGGAGCCCAGCAAGGCGACCTACAGTGCCTTTCTGGAGGCCGCCGAGCCGCCGCGGCAGGAGCTGATCCGGCGGCTGAACCAGGTGCCGGGGGCGACCGGGCAGCTGGTATCGATGCGGACCGACCTCATTCGGATGGGGAAGGATGACCCGGAGCTCAGGGCGCTGGACCTGGATTTCCGGCACCTGTTTTCGAGCTGGTTCAACCGGGGGTTCCTGGTGCTGAGGCCGATCAACTGGGAGAGCCCGGCGCATATTCTTGAAAAGATCATCGCCTACGAGGCGGTGCATGCCATCGACAGCTGGAGCGATCTGCGGCGGCGGCTGGAGCCGTCGGACCGGCGGTGTTTCGCGTTCTTCCACCCGGCGATGCCGGACGAGCCGCTGATCTTCGTCGAGGTGGCGCTGACGAAGGGTGTGGCAAGCTCGGTACAGGATCTGTTGGCCGAGGAGCGGGAGGTTCTGCCCTCGGAGGAGGCGGATACGGCGGTGTTCTATTCGATTTCGAACTGCCAGGCGGGGCTGGCGAGCATTTCCTTCGGCAATTCGCTGATCAAGCAGGTGGCGGCCGATCTGTCGGCCGAACTGCCGGGGCTGAAGACTTTCGTGACTCTCTCGCCCATTCCGGGGCTGGTGCAATGGCTGGGCGCCAACGACATGCAGCCGCCGCTGGAGGATGACGAGGCGCTGCGGCAACTGGCGGCGTCCTACCTGCTGACCGCCAAGCGGCCCGATGGCTTGCCGCTGGATCCGGTGGCGCGGTTTCACCTTGGCAACGGGGCGGAGGTGCATGCCCTTCACGCCGGGGCCGATACGTCGGAGAAGGGGCTGCGGCAATCTGCCGGGGCGATGGTGAATTACCTTTACGACCTCGAAAAAGTCACCCAGAACCACGAACGGTTCGCCGCCTCGCATGATATCGCAGCCTCGTCCGAGGTCAGCAGCCTGGCGGCCGCCGCCGAGAAATCCGCCGCGTAA
- a CDS encoding malonate--CoA ligase has protein sequence MANPLYDALFGKYAGEASPFLYLPDGTVISHAGFLEMAARIAGVITGAGLKPGDRLAAQVEKSAEALALYAACVQAGVIFLPLNTAYTADELTYFIDNSGAAMIVCDPGKLEMLAPIAERLGCQVETLGADGGGSLMEKAAEMPGEFATVDREGGDLAAFLYTSGTTGRSKGAMLTQDNLLSNARTLTECWRFSDKDVLLHALPIFHTHGLFVATNIVLLSGGAMIFLPKLDIDRMVEWMPKATAMMGVPTFYTRLLDDERFTRELAEHMRLFVSGSAPLLAETHERFEKRTGHRILERYGMTETNMNTSNPYDGERRAGTVGFPLPGVELKVCDPESGEEVPQGEVGMVEVRGPNVFKGYWQMPEKTAAELREDGFFITGDLGKIDEDGYVHIVGRDKDLIISGGYNIYPKEIELLLDEQPGVLESAVIGVPHPDFGETVVGVLVAEAGERPDLGAIEAAAQQSLARFKHPRKLVVVDSLPRNTMGKVQKNVLREEYKHLFA, from the coding sequence ATGGCCAACCCATTGTATGATGCGCTTTTCGGGAAGTATGCCGGGGAGGCGTCGCCGTTCCTGTATTTGCCCGATGGCACGGTGATTAGTCATGCCGGGTTCCTCGAGATGGCGGCGCGGATCGCGGGGGTGATTACCGGGGCCGGGCTGAAGCCCGGTGACCGGCTGGCGGCGCAGGTGGAGAAATCGGCGGAGGCGCTGGCGCTTTATGCGGCCTGCGTGCAGGCCGGGGTGATCTTCCTGCCGCTGAACACGGCCTATACGGCGGATGAGCTGACCTATTTCATCGATAACAGCGGTGCGGCGATGATCGTCTGCGATCCGGGGAAGTTGGAGATGCTGGCGCCGATTGCCGAGCGGCTGGGATGCCAGGTGGAGACACTGGGCGCCGATGGTGGCGGGAGCTTGATGGAGAAGGCCGCGGAGATGCCGGGGGAGTTTGCCACGGTGGACCGGGAGGGCGGCGATCTGGCGGCGTTCCTGTATACGTCGGGGACGACGGGGCGGTCGAAGGGGGCGATGCTGACGCAGGACAACCTGTTGTCGAATGCCAGGACCCTGACGGAGTGCTGGCGGTTCTCGGACAAGGACGTGCTGCTTCATGCACTGCCGATCTTTCACACGCACGGGCTATTCGTGGCGACGAACATCGTTCTGTTGTCGGGCGGGGCGATGATCTTCCTGCCGAAGCTGGATATCGACCGGATGGTCGAGTGGATGCCGAAGGCGACGGCGATGATGGGGGTGCCGACCTTCTATACGCGGCTGCTGGATGACGAGCGGTTCACCAGGGAACTGGCCGAGCATATGCGGCTGTTCGTGTCGGGGAGCGCGCCCTTGCTGGCCGAGACGCATGAGCGGTTCGAAAAGCGCACCGGGCACCGGATTCTCGAACGCTACGGGATGACCGAGACGAACATGAACACCTCGAACCCCTATGACGGGGAACGGCGGGCGGGGACGGTGGGGTTCCCGCTGCCGGGGGTGGAGCTGAAGGTGTGCGACCCCGAGAGCGGCGAAGAGGTGCCGCAGGGCGAGGTCGGCATGGTCGAGGTGCGGGGGCCCAATGTCTTCAAGGGTTACTGGCAGATGCCGGAGAAGACGGCGGCGGAATTGCGCGAGGACGGGTTCTTTATCACCGGCGACCTGGGTAAGATCGACGAGGATGGCTATGTGCATATCGTCGGGCGGGACAAGGACCTGATCATCTCGGGCGGGTACAACATTTACCCCAAGGAGATCGAATTGCTGCTGGATGAGCAGCCCGGCGTGCTGGAAAGCGCGGTGATCGGCGTGCCGCATCCGGATTTCGGCGAGACGGTCGTGGGCGTGCTGGTGGCCGAGGCGGGGGAGAGACCGGACCTTGGGGCCATCGAGGCGGCGGCGCAGCAGTCGCTGGCAAGGTTCAAGCATCCGCGCAAGCTGGTGGTGGTGGACAGCCTGCCGCGCAACACCATGGGCAAGGTGCAGAAGAACGTGCTTCGGGAGGAGTACAAGCACCTTTTCGCGTAA
- a CDS encoding LysR family transcriptional regulator: MNKELQNFPLARFDLVTLRIFLTVIDTGSIRSASESLNLSPSAISRRLAELEENFGQPFFARHSRGVEISDAGHVMAAKAREIFAAIDSAHSELRRLSSGEAGSLLLSANGSAFVNGLAEDMKHFADAFPYIGIELFEQISPNVVASVVSGKTELGLISRTFRLPPEIVCTRYCTDRLVLAVPEGHDLAQLPAVRLSDMSSYHSIGVMEGSSMTRLIRRVSVLGNSEFKYRYMANTNEVARTLVAQGHGIAILPEQFVRPHEQIMPIKAVPIHESWAEREISLVQHAEATLSNTATIFRDFLLERARCRDVAR, from the coding sequence TTGAACAAGGAATTGCAGAATTTCCCGCTGGCCCGGTTCGACCTTGTCACGCTGCGGATCTTCCTGACCGTGATCGATACGGGCAGTATCCGGTCGGCCTCGGAAAGCCTGAACCTGTCGCCCTCGGCGATCAGCCGGCGGCTGGCGGAGCTGGAGGAGAATTTCGGGCAGCCGTTTTTCGCAAGGCATTCGCGGGGCGTGGAGATTTCCGATGCCGGGCACGTGATGGCCGCCAAGGCGCGGGAGATTTTCGCCGCGATCGACAGCGCGCATTCGGAGCTCAGGCGGTTGAGCAGCGGCGAGGCGGGGAGCCTTCTGCTGAGCGCGAACGGCTCGGCCTTCGTCAATGGGCTGGCCGAGGACATGAAGCATTTCGCGGATGCCTTCCCCTATATCGGGATCGAGCTTTTCGAGCAGATCAGCCCGAATGTCGTGGCCTCGGTGGTGAGCGGAAAGACCGAGCTTGGGCTGATTTCGCGCACCTTCCGCCTGCCGCCCGAGATCGTGTGCACGCGGTATTGCACCGACCGCCTGGTGCTGGCCGTGCCGGAAGGGCACGACCTGGCCCAGCTGCCGGCGGTGCGGCTGTCGGATATGTCCTCCTATCACAGCATCGGGGTGATGGAGGGCAGTTCGATGACCCGGCTGATCCGGCGGGTATCTGTTCTGGGCAACAGCGAGTTCAAGTATCGCTATATGGCGAACACCAACGAGGTGGCGCGGACGCTGGTGGCGCAGGGGCATGGCATCGCGATCCTGCCGGAACAATTCGTGCGGCCGCATGAGCAGATCATGCCGATCAAGGCGGTGCCGATCCATGAAAGCTGGGCCGAGCGGGAGATCAGCCTTGTGCAGCACGCCGAGGCCACGCTGTCGAACACGGCGACGATCTTTCGCGATTTCCTTCTGGAACGGGCGCGCTGCCGGGACGTGGCCCGCTAG
- a CDS encoding TRAP transporter substrate-binding protein produces the protein MAISQMVRKATLAVAASVGIGVLPVAADTIEIHNTMSTGGSEEAALQKFQELIEEKLGDDFEVNIYLNSQLGSEAEVLELLNIGQTQMALTGGAFMGQYAPEYNAVSVPFVLPSWGAVEHYIMETESGKKMQEIAREKGNLVYLGPQKRAFRHMTANKPINTPDDLEGLPMRMPQIPLWIDVWEELGIQAVVIPSSDIYLAMRTGQVEAHENSLASPYTRQMWEVQDYIIETSHLSFPWHWVASAPWWDGLTDEQRTAISEAAEEARQHGTQVENEKDEFYREALIEKGMEFIQVDQAPFREKAAPAIERAMADMADTVQADIEASIEAASE, from the coding sequence ATGGCAATTTCGCAAATGGTCCGCAAGGCAACGCTTGCGGTGGCGGCTTCGGTCGGGATCGGGGTTCTGCCCGTGGCGGCCGATACGATCGAGATTCACAACACGATGAGCACCGGCGGCTCGGAAGAAGCCGCCCTGCAGAAGTTCCAGGAGCTGATCGAAGAGAAGCTGGGCGACGATTTCGAGGTGAACATCTACCTCAACAGCCAGCTTGGCAGCGAGGCCGAGGTGCTGGAACTGCTGAACATCGGCCAGACGCAGATGGCGCTGACCGGCGGGGCGTTCATGGGCCAGTACGCGCCCGAGTATAACGCCGTTTCGGTGCCCTTCGTGTTGCCCAGCTGGGGCGCGGTCGAGCATTACATCATGGAAACGGAATCCGGCAAGAAGATGCAGGAGATTGCCCGCGAGAAGGGCAACCTTGTCTATCTCGGGCCGCAGAAGCGGGCCTTCCGGCACATGACGGCGAACAAGCCGATCAACACGCCGGACGACCTCGAGGGGCTGCCGATGCGGATGCCGCAGATCCCGCTGTGGATCGACGTGTGGGAAGAGCTGGGCATCCAGGCGGTGGTGATCCCGTCGTCGGATATCTACCTTGCAATGCGCACCGGCCAGGTCGAGGCGCATGAGAACAGCCTTGCCTCGCCCTATACCCGCCAGATGTGGGAGGTGCAGGATTACATCATCGAGACGTCGCACCTGTCGTTCCCGTGGCACTGGGTGGCCTCGGCCCCGTGGTGGGACGGCCTGACCGACGAGCAGCGCACCGCGATCTCGGAAGCGGCCGAGGAAGCGCGCCAGCACGGCACGCAGGTCGAGAACGAGAAGGACGAGTTCTATCGTGAGGCGCTGATCGAGAAGGGCATGGAGTTCATCCAGGTCGACCAGGCGCCGTTCCGCGAGAAGGCCGCCCCGGCCATCGAGCGCGCGATGGCGGACATGGCCGACACCGTGCAGGCCGATATCGAGGCCAGCATCGAGGCCGCGTCGGAATGA
- a CDS encoding TRAP transporter small permease, with product MTDAKRHERPPLVKLGAGLLESVAMGLMVALVLSIFYAVVAREVFKLSVPWAEEVAAGLLAWSVMLGAASAWGQRRHIVIDVLLRRIALGARVWISVLIECGALVLFYVIARGAYLMMYASANNTTTALGISYSWLYLALLIGTVAMILFSLAYLVSLIRNGKAVIGQTETKSEWTTS from the coding sequence ATGACCGACGCCAAACGGCATGAGCGCCCGCCCCTTGTGAAGCTTGGGGCGGGTCTTCTCGAGAGCGTCGCCATGGGTCTCATGGTGGCGCTCGTGCTGTCGATCTTCTATGCGGTCGTGGCGCGGGAGGTGTTCAAGCTTTCGGTGCCGTGGGCCGAGGAAGTGGCCGCCGGGCTGCTGGCGTGGAGTGTCATGCTGGGCGCGGCGAGTGCCTGGGGCCAGCGGCGGCATATCGTGATCGACGTGCTGCTGCGGCGGATCGCGCTGGGCGCGCGGGTCTGGATCTCGGTGCTGATCGAGTGCGGCGCGCTGGTGCTGTTCTACGTGATCGCGCGGGGCGCCTACCTGATGATGTATGCCAGCGCCAACAACACCACGACCGCACTGGGCATCAGCTACTCCTGGCTTTACCTGGCGCTGCTGATCGGGACGGTTGCGATGATCCTGTTCAGCCTCGCCTATCTCGTCAGCCTCATCCGCAACGGAAAGGCCGTGATCGGCCAAACGGAAACGAAGAGCGAATGGACTACCTCCTGA
- a CDS encoding TRAP transporter large permease encodes MDYLLIFLGVMIFLFAVGVPVAISIGLTCLVVLVVQGGIEKIPEELFAMQMLSGLNNFPIIAVPFFILAASLMNTGSSNERIFNFATALVGPIRGGLGHVNVLASVIFAGMSATAVADVAGIGQLELKAMKERGYPQRFSVGITGAASIISPVIPPSVALVVYGWLSGTSIAALFMAGVIPGIILAIGLSTTVLLSSYWLDLPGTKRVPGGEVFRLFLHAIPPLTTPIIIIGGIWTGIFTPTEAGAVACMYAFFLGAVVYRDVTLSEFLEALRRTVRFTSVIMFIIAIATFYGWLLVRVRIPQELAMALLDLNLAETQAILLILLFFLVIGCFMSVVEAVLIFTPIFMLTVQSLGIDPVWFGVLMVMTLSVGVITPPFGNVLFVLTELTGMPFEKVVVAILPFLVPIVLTVLLLVFFPSLVTFLPEVMH; translated from the coding sequence ATGGACTACCTCCTGATATTTCTCGGTGTGATGATCTTCCTGTTCGCCGTGGGCGTTCCGGTTGCGATCTCCATCGGCCTGACCTGTCTTGTCGTCCTGGTCGTGCAGGGCGGGATCGAGAAGATCCCCGAAGAGCTGTTCGCGATGCAGATGCTGAGCGGGCTGAACAACTTTCCGATCATCGCGGTGCCGTTCTTCATCCTGGCGGCGTCGTTGATGAACACGGGGTCGAGCAACGAACGGATATTCAATTTCGCGACGGCGCTGGTGGGGCCGATCCGCGGCGGGCTGGGGCATGTGAACGTGCTGGCCAGCGTGATCTTTGCCGGCATGTCGGCGACGGCGGTCGCGGACGTGGCCGGGATCGGCCAGCTTGAGCTGAAGGCGATGAAGGAGCGGGGCTATCCGCAAAGGTTCTCGGTGGGGATCACCGGGGCCGCTTCGATCATCAGCCCGGTCATTCCGCCCTCGGTGGCGCTGGTGGTCTATGGCTGGCTGTCGGGCACGTCGATCGCGGCGCTGTTCATGGCGGGGGTGATCCCCGGGATCATCCTTGCGATCGGGCTGTCGACGACGGTTCTGTTGTCGTCCTACTGGCTTGACCTGCCGGGGACGAAGCGGGTGCCGGGGGGCGAGGTGTTCCGGCTGTTCCTGCATGCCATTCCGCCGCTGACCACGCCGATCATCATCATCGGCGGCATCTGGACCGGGATCTTCACGCCGACCGAGGCGGGCGCGGTGGCCTGCATGTACGCGTTCTTCCTTGGCGCGGTGGTCTATCGCGACGTGACCCTGTCGGAATTTCTGGAGGCGTTGAGGCGGACGGTCAGGTTCACCTCGGTGATCATGTTCATCATCGCCATCGCGACCTTCTATGGCTGGCTGCTGGTGCGGGTGCGCATTCCGCAGGAGCTGGCGATGGCGCTGCTGGATCTCAACCTTGCCGAGACGCAGGCGATCCTGCTGATCCTGCTGTTCTTCCTGGTGATCGGGTGCTTCATGAGCGTGGTCGAGGCGGTGCTGATCTTCACGCCGATCTTCATGCTGACGGTGCAGTCGCTGGGGATCGACCCGGTGTGGTTCGGGGTGCTGATGGTGATGACGCTGTCGGTCGGGGTGATCACGCCGCCCTTTGGCAACGTGCTGTTCGTGCTGACCGAGCTGACGGGGATGCCGTTCGAGAAGGTGGTAGTGGCGATCCTGCCCTTCCTGGTGCCGATCGTTCTGACGGTTCTGCTGTTGGTGTTCTTCCCGTCGCTGGTGACGTTCCTGCCCGAGGTCATGCATTGA